In the Streptomyces spororaveus genome, CGCCACCGACCAGGCGAGCGGCACCCCTTGGGCCGCGCCGGCCGTCGCCCAGGCGGCCCAGCCCCCGGGGCCGCACAAGGCGGCCAGCGGGGTGACGGACGGAACGGCCGGGCCGGTGAACACGATCGCGCAGCCGATGACGGCCGAACCGGTGCCGAGGGCGCGGGCCCGCCCGGCCAGGGCCGGCCGCACCTCGATCAGCGTTCCCACGGCCACCGCGATCCAGGCCAGGGCCAGATGCGCGCCGAGGGCCACGGGCAGGACCGCGAACCGCGGACGGCCTTCGAGCAGCAGCGCGAGGGCGGCCGCCAGGGTGCCGGTGAGCAGACCCGCGAGGGTCGCGACGACCACGGCACGTGTCAGGCGGGGGCGCAGCAGCCGTCCCCGGTCGCCGGGCAGCGGCAGGAGCCAGGTGATCTCGGCCGTGCCCAGCAGCACCGGGCCGAGCCGTACGCAGAGGGCCGCCTGGGCCGCCCACAGGAGCAGACCCGAGGCGACGAGGACGGTACGGGCGGCGGCGCCTCCGGGGGCGCCGAGGGCGTGACCGACGGCGGGCGCCGACCGCACCAGGCCGGCGAGCACCACGACGGTCGAGACGGCGACGCACACCCACGCCCACACGTCGTCGAAGCGCGGCCGCCCCGGACCGCGGGCCCGCCGGGCACGCGCGGCCTGTGCCATGGCTTCGGCTGTGGCGTCCTCCTCGTCCCTCGCGAGGCCCGTGGTCACCGCCACGGCGACGCCGCCGCCGCACCGGTGACTTCGGAGGGCGTGCCGAGGGCCGCGACGCGTCCCCGGTCCAGGAGCAGGACCCGGTCGGCGGCCTCCTCCACGGTCGCCCGGTCGTGCGAGGCCAGCAGGACCGCAGTGCCGAGCACCTTGGCCGCCCGCAGCGCGGCGGCGAGCCGACGCCGGGCGCCGGTGTCCAGCCTCTGTTCGGGCTCGTCCACGACGATCAGACGGGCCGGCCGCACCAGGACCGCGGCGAGCAGGAGCATCTGGCGCTGTCCCGCCGACAACGCGTCGGGGAACGCGCCGGCCCGGTGGTCCAGTCCGAGTTCCGCGAGCACCCGCTCCGTCGCGGGCCCGGCGTCCTTGCCCATGCCGTGCGCGGTGGCGACCATGCGGATGTGCTCACCGACCGTCAGGTCGGGAAAGCACTCGGCCCCGTCGAGCAGCAGCGCGACCTCGCGCCGGAAGGCGGCGTCCGCCTCGCGCGGTGGCCGGTCGGCGAAGAACACCTCGCCCGCGTCCGCCTGTTGCCTGCCGACGCAGACGCGCAGCAGCGTCGACTTGCCGGAGCCGTTGGCGCCGGCGAGGGCCAGGCAGCGGCCGGCTCGCAGATCGAGGTGCACGTCGTCGAGCACGGCCTCGGCACCGTAGGTGACGCGAATGCCGGTGGCCCGCAGCACGGCCGCCGGCGTCGGCGTCCGCCCCTTCGCCCGCCCGTCGCTCGACTCCCCGTCGCTCGACTCCCCGTCGCGCGGCGCGGAGCCCGGCGGCCGCCTCCGCCGAAATATATTCATCGGGCACGAATATACCCAGGCGGTTCAGCGCCACGGGAGTCCCTCAGGCCGCCGACCGGCGGTGCCACTCCTCGGCGAGCAGACGGTAGGAGTTCACCCGGTCGGCGTGCCCGTGCGTGATCGTGGTGATCAGCAACTCGTCCGCGTCCGTCGCCTCCTGGAGCCGCTCCAGGTGATCGGCGACGGTCCGTGCCGAGCCGACGAACCGGGTCTCGACCCGGTCGGCCACCAACTGCCGGTCCGCGTCGGTCCACGGCAGCGCCCGCGCCTCGGCGGGGGTCGGGTAGGGGATGGCCCCCTCGGCCGTGCGGATGCTGCGCACCCAGGCCCCGTACCCGGTGGCCAGCTCGCGCGCCGTCTCCTCGTCCTCGGCCACCACCACATCGGCGGACACCGTCAGATACGGCCGCTCCAGCTCGGCCGACGGCTTGAACGCGGCCCGGTACCCCTCGGCCGCCTCCAGCACCGCCGCCGGGCTGACGTGGTAATTCGCCGCGAAACGGAGCCCGTTGCGGCCCGCCGTCTCGGCGCTCACCCCGCCGCTGCTGCCGAGGATCCAGACCTGTACGTCGGCCCCCTCGCCGGGGACGGCGTGCGCCTCCACCCCCTCCGGGGAGCGGTACTCGGCCCCGCAGCAGCGCGAGCACGTCGTCGACCTGCTCGCCGTACTCCTGCGGCCGGGCCCCCGGCAGGTTCAGCAGCTTCTGCTGCAGGGTCACCCGTGGATGGTCCAGGAGACCGGCGAAGGAGAAGGGGGCGGGGATCCGCAGGCCGTTCGGGGCGTACCCGTCGACGACCGGGGTGACCGGCGGCCGCGGGTCCGGGCCGCCGGACGGCCGGGGCCGGCCCGCCGAGCGGCCCAGCCCCAGGTCGATGCGCCCGGGATGCAGCGCGTCGATCAGGCCGAACTCCTCGACCGTCGACAGCGCGGTGCGGTGCCCGAGCTGCACCGCGCCGGAGCCGAGCCGGATGGTCGAGGTCGCGGAGGCGGTCAGCGCGAGCACGACCGCCGGGGAGGTCCCGGCGACCCCCGGATTGAGGTGGTGCTCGGCGAACCAGTAGCGGGCATAGCCGAACTCCTCGGCCTGCCGGGCGAGATCGATGCTGTGCCGCAGGGCCTCGGTGGCGGTGGAACCGGAGGAGACGGGGACGAGGTCGAGGACCCCGAGGGGGATGCCGGGCATGGCCGGACTCCTTAAAGGTCGGGGAGGGCGGGGTCGGGGAAGACGGGGTCGGGTATCGCGCGGCGCAGCACCGGGGCGATGTCCGACTGGAAGAGTTCGAGCGAGGCGCGGTGGTCCGCCTCGGGGAGCCCGCCCGCCTCGGCCTGCAGATGCAGGGCCGTGTGACCGAAGGCCTCGTGGTAGCGGTGCACCTTCTCGATGACCTGCTGGGGGCTGCCGATCAGCGCCGAGCTCCGCTCGACGAAGTCCTCCAGGGTCGGGAAGACGGGGGCCGTCCCCAGCTGCTCGTGGAAGGCGAGGTAGCGCGCGAACGCGGGCCGGTACGCCGCGACCGCCTGCTGCGAGGTCCGGGCGGCGTGGTAGCCGGCCGTGCCCGCGCCGACCACCGCCCGCGCCGGATCGTGGCCGTAGTGCTCCCAGCGCTCCCGGTAGTGGCGGATCAGCTCGGCGTAGGGGCCGATCGGGTGGGTGACGTTCGCCGAGAACAGCGGATCGCCGTACCGCGCCGCGAGGTCGACCGACTCCCGGCTCGTGGCGCTGCCGTGCCAGACCCTCAGGGTCCGCTGGTACGGCCTCGGCAGCACCTCGGCACCGCTCAGCGCGGGCCGGAAGCGCGGCTGCGCGCTGACCTTGTCCTCCCGCCAGATCCGGCGGAACAGCTCGTAGCCCTCGGCGTTGCGTGCCCACTGGTCCTCGGGGGTCACCTGGAACAGCTCGCGCTGCGCGGTGCCGTTGCCCTTGCCGATCATCAGCTCCAGGCGCCCGTCGCTGAGGTGGTCGAGCGTCGCGTAGTCCTCGTACGCCCGCACCGGGTCGAGCAGGCTCAGGGTGGTGACGGCGGTGAACAGCCGGATCCGGTGGGTCAGCGCGGCGATGTGGCTGAGCACCACGGGCGGTGAGGAGGACAGGAACGGCCGCTCGTGGCGCTCTCCCACGCCGAAGCCGTCGAAGCCGAGCTGCTCCGCCCGCAGCGCGGCGGCGACCACCCCGCGGAACCGCTCCCGGGTGGGCCCGGGGCCTCCCGTCACCGGGTCCGGGGAGTCCGTGATCAGGGTGATGGCGAGGAACTTCACGAGACCGGGGCAGGGGCAGGGGCAGGGGTGGAGGCAGGGGCCGGAACCGCGAGGCCGAGGTGGTCGCGCAGGGTGGTGCCCTCGTACTCGGTGCGGAAGACCCCCCGCTCCTGGAGCAGCGGTACGACGGAGTCCGCGAAGGCGTCCAGGCCGCCCGGGGTGATGTGGGGGACCAGGATGAACCCGTCGGCGGCGTCCGCCTGCACCAGCGCGTCGATCGACCCGGCGATGGTGGCGGCCGAACCGACGAAGGTCTGGTCGGCGGTGGTCGCGATGACCAGCTCGCGGATCGACAGGTTCTTCGCCCGGGCCAGCTCCCGCCACTGCCGGGCGGTGGCGAGCGGATCGCGGAACTGCCGTACGCTCGCCCGCCCCAGGGCGATGGTGTTCTCCCCGACCAGGGGGTCGGTCTCGGGCAGCGGACCGTCCGGGTCGTAGGCGGACAGGTCCCGGTTCCAGACGTGCTCCAGGAACTTGATCGCGGTCTGCCCGCTGACCTGGAGGCGGCGCACCTCGTGCGCGATCTCCCGGGCCTCCGCGTCGGTGTCGCCGAGCACGAAGGTGGCCGCCGGGAGGATCTTCAGCTGGTCGTGCGTCCGGCCGTGCCGGGCGAGCCGGCCCTTGACGTCCGCGTAGAACTCCCGCCCCGCGTCGAGGGTTCCGTACCGTCCGAAGATCGCGTCGGCGCCGGCGGCGGCGAACTCCCGGCCCTCCTCGGAATCGCCCGCCTGGAAGATCACGGGCCGGCCCTGCGGGCTGCGCGGCACGTTGAACCGACCCTCGATGTCGAAGTGCCGGCCCCGATGGGCGAAGACCCCGGCCCGCGCGTTCCGCAGGAAGGTGCCGGACCCGGCGTCGGCGGCGATCTCGGAGCCGTCCCAGGAGTCGAACAGTTCGGTGGCGGTGGCCAGGAACTCCTGGGCGCGTGAGTAGCGGTCCTCGCGCGGCAGGAACCCGCCGCGCCGGAAGTTCTCGCCGGTGAAGGCGTCCCAGGAGGTGACCACGTTCCAGGCGGCCCGGCCTTCCGAGAGGTGGTCGAGCGTGGCGAACTGGCGGGCCACCTCGTAGGGCTCGTTGAAGGTGGAGTTGATGGTGCCGGTCAGCCCCAGACGATCGGTCACCGCGGCCAGGGCGGCGAGTACCGTGAAGGTGTCGGGCCTGCCGACCACGTCCAGGTCGTATATCTCACCGCCCTGTTCGCGCAGGCGCAGGCCCTCCGCGAGGAAGAGGAAGTCGAACTTGGCGCGCTCGGCCGTCCGCGCGAAGTGGATGAACGAGTCGAAGTCGATATGGCTGCCGGCGGCCGGGTCGCTCCACACGGTGGTGTTGTTGACGCCCGGGAAGTGGGCCGCGAGATGGATCTGCTTGAGCGGCTTGCTGCTCATGGTTCGTCCTTCCGGAGGGTCCGGGTCAGGCGGCGGGTCGGGCAGCGGGCCGTGCGTAGCGGTTGGCCGGGCGCTCCAGCCCGAGCAGGCCGCGCAGCGTGTCCGCCTCGTACGCGTGGCGGAAGGCCCCGCGCCGCTGGAGTTCCGGCACCAGGGAACGGGTGATGGCGGGCAGGTCGTGGGCGATCACGCCCGGCCGCAGCAGGAAGCCCGACAGCCCCGCGGCCCGCCGCTCCAGCAGCAGGTCCGCCAGCTGCCCGGGACTCCCGGTGAAAGCCGTGCCGCCGTCGCCGTGCGGGAGTCCCGCGAGCGCGTCGAGGCGCTCCAGGCGTGCGGCGGCGGCCGGGGCGTCCGCGTCGAGGAACACCGTGAGTTCCCCGAAGAGGTGCAGCGGCTCCGCGGTGGCCCCGGTCGCCTCCCGGGCCCGCCGGATCGCCGCCACGGCGGCGCGCGCACCGTCGCCGTCGTGCGCGGCCACGTACCCGACCTCGGCGGACCGGGCGATGAGCGCGTACGAGGCCTCGCCGGCGCCGGACGCGCTGACGACGGGCTGTCCCTGCGGCGGGCGGGGGGTGATCGAGGGGCCCCTGACGCTGAAGTGGCGGCCCTCGAAGTCGATGTGGTGCAGCTTCTCGCGGTCGACGAACCGGCCCGTGGCCACGTTCCGGATCTCCGCGTCGTCCTCCCAGCTGTCCCACAGCCGCCGGACCACCTCGACGTGGTCGGCGGCCTCCGCGTACAGCTCCCCGTCCGCGAACGGAGCGGTGCGCCGCCCGAAGTGGCTTGCCTCGTGGGCGAGTCCGGACACCTGGATCCGCAGGCCCGCACGGCCGCGGCTGACATGGTCGGGCGTGGCGATCGCCTTGGAGATGTGGAAGGGCTCGGTGTGGGTGGCCGTCACGGCCGGGACCAGCCCGATGCGCCGGGTCAGGGGCGCCACCCGGGCCGCGGTGAGCACCGCGTCCAGCCGCCCGCGGACCCGGTCCGTGCGTTCGTCGGATCCGGTGGGCGAGGAGGACTGCAGGGCGAGGCCGTCCTCGAAGGTGATGAAGTCGAGCAGCCCGGTCTCGGCCTCGGAGGCGAGACCGGCCCAGTAGCGGGCGGTGAAGAGCTCTGCGGGCCGGGCACCCGGCTCGCGCCAGGCGGCCGGGTGCCGGCCCGCTCCGTCGAGAGCGACGGCCAGGTGCAGGGGCGCCGGGGACGATGAGGAAACGGACACGGAGAATGGCGCCTTCCTGCTCGGCGTACGGAAAAGGGAAGTCGATGCGGGATCGGGAATTCGGCCCGTCATCAATTTCTTTCGAAAACGCTACGCCCGATAGCGGTGCCATACAATGACCGCAATATTAAGAGAAGTTGGCAGCGGTGTTGCCCGGGGCCCGGACGGCCAGGAAGAAGGGCCGGCGGCGCAGGGTGAAGCCGATCGACTCGTAGAGCCGGACGGCACGTGTGTTGCCCGCCGCGGTGTGCAGGAACGGGACCTCGCCGCGCTCCCGGATGCCCGCGGCGACGGCCCGCACCAGCCTGGTCGCCAGGCCCTGGCCGCGGTGGTCGGGATGGGTGCACACCGCGCTGATCTCGGTCCAGCCGGGCGGACGCAGCCGCTCCCCGGCCATGGCGACCAGCCGGCCCTGCCGGCGGATGCCGAGGTAGGTGCCCAGCTCGACGGTGCGGGGGAGGAAGGGCCCGGGCTCGGTCAGCCGGATCAGCGCGAGGACCTCCGGCACGTCGGCGGCGCCCAACCGGACCGCCTCCGGGGCCGGCTCGGCGCGCAGTGAGGTGTCGACGAGCTGGACGCCCTGGATCCGCCCGACGGTCTCCCAGCCGTCGGGCGGGGTCAGCACCCCGGCGAGCGAGGCGACCTCGCCGTCGCCGACCAGCGTGCGCAGGTCGGCCCAGGAACGCGGGTCCTGCGGGTCGGCGAGGGCGGCGAAGGGCGAGACGTCCGGGGAGTAGCGGGCGGCGCGGGCCGCGACGGCGCCGCCTCCCGCCGGGTACTCGGCGAAGGCGGTGTGCGCGCCGGACAGGGCGGCCCAGGCCGGGTTGTCCAGGACATGGGGGTCGAGTGAGGTGTGCGCGGGGGTGCTCACGAGTTGCTCAGGGGCAGGCCGGGCGGGTTGACCGCAGAGGTCTTGACGGCCTCGTTGGAGAGGTTCCAGGCCGCCAGCAGCTTCTCGTACTGGCCGTTCTCGATCAGGTGGTTGACGGCCGCGGCCACCGGCTCGGCCAGCCCGCTGTCCTTCTTGGCGGTCGCCGCGATCAGGCCCTGCAAGGACTCGCCGGCGCCGGAGAAGGACCCCGCGTTGCGCGTGGGGGTGCTGCCGTTCGCGGTCTGGGTGACGTGGTAGGCGATGGAGGGGTTCGGGGCGAAGTTGATGTCGATCTTCTTGCCGCTCAGGGCGAGGAAGACGCTGTTGGCGTCGGGGAAGTACTTGACGGTGAGGTCCTTGCCCTCGGCCCGCAGCTTCTTCTGCCACTCCAGGAGGATCTTCTCCTGGTTGGTGCCCGAGCTGACGGCGACCGTCCGGCCCGCGAGGTTGCGGTAGTCGCCGTCGAAGTTCCAGGGGCTGTCCTTCAGCACCTCGAAGGCCAGGTTGTCCTGCCGGTACGAGGCGAACTCGTACTTCTTCTTGCGCTCCTCGGTGACCGTGACGTTGGTGAAGGCCACGTCGACCTTGCCGCTGTCGATGCCGACGAAGAGGTTCTCCCAGGTGGAGTTCTTCACGACCGGCTTGAGCCCGAGGGCGGCGGCCACCAGCCGGCCCAGGTCCGGCTCCGCGCCGGTGAGCGTCTTCTGGTCGGTGCCGACGTAGGCCAGCGGCGGGAAGCCGGCGGGCAGCGCGCCGACACCGACGACCAGCTCGCCCCGTTCGCGGACGGCCGCCGGCAGCCGGGCGCGCAGCGACTCGACGACGGGGACGGACAGTTCCGTCCGCCGGGCGGCGCCGTTGGACTCCGCGCCGACGGTGACCTTGCCCGAGGCGCTGGGCGTCGCGGTGGCCTCGGCGTCACCGCACGCGGTGAGTCCGCCGGCCAGGGTCACGGCGGCCGTCGCGGCGCCGAGGCCGCGCAGGAGTCTGACGCGCAGGGTGGGCTCGTGGTGCATGGCGTTCCTTTGCGGGAGGGGGAGGGGGAGGGGCGGACAGGCGGAGGAGGAGCGGAAGGCGGAGCCGGGGCGGGTCACAGGACCTTGCTCAGGAACTCCCGGGTCCGCGGATGGGCGGGCCGGTCCAGGACCAGCTCGGGGGGACCCTGTTCGACGACGCGCCCGTCGTGGAGGAAGACCACCTCGTCGGCCACCTCGCGGGCGAAGCCGATCTCGTGCGTCACGATCACCAGCGTGGTGCCCCCGGTGGCCAGCTCCTTGATCACGGACAGCACCTCGCCCACGAGCTCCGGATCGAGTGCGGAGGTGGGCTCGTCGAAGAGGATGACCCCCGGGCGCAGCGCGAGGGCACGGGCGATGGCCACCCGCTGCTGCTGCCCGCCGGACAGCTGCCGCGGATAGGCGCCCGTCCGGTCCCCGAGCCCGACGCGTTCCAGCAGTTCCCGTGCCAGGTCCTCGGCCTCGTCGCGGGGGAGCCGCCCGGTGGCGACCGGAGCCGCGGCGACGTTGTCCAGCACGGTGAGGTGCGGGAAGAGGTTGAAGTTCTGGAAGACGAAGCCGATCCGGCCGCGCTGGGCGAGGATCGCACGCTCGCTCAGCTCCTTCAGCCGCCCTCCGTGCCGCCGGACGCCGATCGGCTCACCGCCCACGCTGACGTACCCGGCCTCGGGCTTCTCCAGGTGGTTGATGACCCGCAGCAGGGTGGACTTCCCCGATCCGGAGCGCCCCAGGACGACGGTGACCGTGCCCGGTGGGACGGTCAGGTTCACCCCGTCCAGGACCGGCCGGCCCCCGAACCACTTGTGCACGTCGTGGACCTCGATCGCGGCGGGCCGCGGCGTGAGCGTGTCGGTCGTGGCCGCGGTGGTGTTCGTGGTCATCGAGCCGTCTCCTTCCGGAAGCGGACCCGCAGCTCGCGCAGGGCCACCCGGACCCGTTGCAGCGGGGTGGGCGGCAGCGTGCGCAGCGCACCGCGCGCGTAGTGCCGCTCGACGTAGAACTGGACGACGGAGATCAGGCTGGTGAGGATCACGTACCAGGCGGTCGCCACCAGCAACAGCGGCACCACGTCGCCCGAGTAGGTGCCGGCCAGGCTCTGCACCGAGCCGAACAGGTCGAGCAGGGACACGTAGAAGACCAGCGAGGTGGCCTTGACCAGCCCGATCAGCAGGTTCACGTACGAGGGGACGATCGCCCGCAGCGCCTGCGGCAGGACGATCCGGGTGAACCGGTAGCGCCCGGGCAGTCCCAGCGCGGCCGCCGCCTCGTGCTGGCCCTGGTCCACGGAGAGCAGGCCCGCCCGTACCACCTCGGCCGCGTACGCGGCTTCGGCCAGGCTCAGGCCCACGACCGCGATGACCATGTCCGGGGCCGGCCGGGTTTCGTCGAAGGTGAGGAAGGCCGGTCCGAACGGCACCCCGATGCCGAAAGTGGGGTAGAGCGCCCCGAGGTTGTAGAGGAAGAGGAGGACGACGATCAGCGGCACGGAACGCAGCAGCCAGACGTACGTCCAGCTCACCGACCTCAGTACCGGGTTGGCGGAGAGCCTGGCGAGGGCGAGCAGAACACCGCCGACCAGGCCCAGCACCGCGCTGTACGCGGCCACCTGGAGGGTGATGAGCAGCCCCTCGAGGATGACGGGCCGCAGGAACCAGTAGGCGAAGCGGTGCCATTGGTAGAAGGGATTGGTGAGCAGTCCGTGCACGGCCTGGGAGGCGAGCACCAGCACGACGCCGGTGGCGAGCCACCGCCCGGGCCGGCGGAGCGGGCGGACCCGCTCGGCTGGCGCGGGCGGGCCGGACGGGCCGGTGGGCGCGGCGAGGACAAGGGATTCGGTCACGGGCACTCCAGCAGCTTCGACATATCGAAGAATCGAAAGAAGCAGCCGTCATGCCGGAAAGAAGAGGCCGCCGATGTCGTTGTCTGCGGCGTAAGCTAGGCAGCCCGGATAAGGGCTGTCAACGTTTTCCGATCGGTATCCGGATAAGCGTGCGGCAATGTAATCAGCCGTACATGAAACGCCTTCCGGTGAAATAATGCGGGGTGCGTGGGGAGCATGGGGCGTCGGGTGTGTGCCTCACAGCCAGGGGAACTGCTCGGCGGCGTACCGGTAGGCGCGGAAGACCGAGTTCTGGGCGCCGGCCGAGGACTCCAGGCCCACGCCCTCCCCGAAGGACCGGAACTGCGGGACCACGAACTCCCACACCACGTCCCCGCCGGGAGTCACCTCGAAGAGCCGCCCGAAGGAGCCCTCGGCGATGAAGGTGTTGCCGTTCGGCAGGCGCTGGGCGCTGGACATGTACGGGCTGAAGAAGTTCTGCGGCGGGTTGTCCTCGTACGCCCACACCTCCTTGCCGGTGGACGGGTCGAGCTCCAGCACCCGCGAGTACGGCACCGAGGTGGTGTCGCGGTAGGTGCCGTTGTCGAAGACCAGCAGGGTGCCGCCGGGCAGTTCGTGCGGATGGTGCTGCTGGGCGAGCACGTCCGGGCCGATGCGCCACCGCACCGACCCGTCGGCGCGGTCGACCGACACGGTGGTCGACGCGCTGCGGAAGCCCACCACGATCGAGCCGTCCGCGCTCTCGTTGACGGTGTTGGCCATCGGCCAGTGGTTGCGGGCGAAGTGCCGGTTCAGCGGTACCTCCTCCGGGTCCAGGTGCTCGATGGCGGCCCAGCGCCACACGATCTCCCCGTCCCAGGTCAGCTCGTACACCACGTCCCCGTAGATCACCCCGCCGGGCGCCTCGGAGCCGGGGATGCCGCCGCGGATCCGGGCCGCGTCGGCCGGGTCCAGGGGCTCCACGGCCCCGATGAGCAGGTTGCCGTTGCGCAGGATCGAGGCGTCGTGGTGGTGGAAGGGGTGCCGCACCTCGCGGAGCACCGTGGAGTCCGGCGCGAGCTCCTGGAAGATGCCGCCGTGGTACACGTCCCAGATGGGGAAGAGGGTGGGGCCGCTCGTGTCCTTGGCCGCGTAGAAGAGGTTGCCGTTCGGCAGGATCTGCGCCTGGCGACCGGGCGGGTGCGGGGAGTTCCAGGTGTGGACCGGTCGGCCCTCGATGTCGACGAGGTGGATCTCGCCGGCACTGGTGATCGGTGTGTAGAGGGTGAGGCCGCCGTAGCTGCGCTCGGGGTCGTGGGCGATCAGGCCGACGCCGCGGCGGCGCAGGGTGTTCTGGTCGACGGTCATGGGATCTCTCCTGGGTGCGTGTGCGTGTGCGTGTGCGTGGGTGCGGGTGCGGGTTCAGCGGACGGTGACGGCGGCCGGGTCGGCGGCCGTCAGGGGGCCGGAGTCGAGGGAGCGCAGCAGTGCGGCGCGGTCGGCGGCGCCGGGCAGGTTCTGGGCGGCCTTGGCCCAGGCGGCCTCCTCCTCCAGCTGCGCCAGCAGCTCGGGGGAGAGGGTGGGGCCGTACGTGTAGCGGGGCTGGTAGGTCTCGACGTAGGCGGCCTGCAGGACGCCCTTGGACTGGGCGAGTACGGCCTTGCGCGCCCCGGCCGGGTCCGCTTCGAGCTCCCGCTGGGCGCGCAGCAGCGTACGCAGGACCGCGGTGGTGCTCTCCGCGTTCGCGGACGGACCGGCGACGAGGAGGGTCCGGGCCGTGTATCCGGTGAAGGGGAGCTCGGCGTAGGCGGCGCCCAGGGCGGTGCGCGCGGCGTCGTAGAAGCTGGGGAAGGTGACCCCGGCGTCGATGTCGCCGCGGGCCAGGGCCGAAGTGACCTGGTTCGGGGCCAGGTTGACCACCGTCACGTCCGAGGCGGTCAGCTGCGCCGAGGCGAGCATCCGCGACAGCGCGTACTCGACGTTCGTGCCCTGCGGGACCCCGACCTTGCGGCCCTTCAGCGCGGCGAAGCCGGTGATCTGCCGGTCGGTACGGGTGAGCAGCCGCCAGTCGGAGAACCGGGACAGGTCGGCCACGACCCGCAGCTCGCGCCCGCCCAGTGCGGCCGTCACGGCGGGCAGATCGCCGACGACGCCGAGCTGCGCCTGGCCGCCGAGCACGGCGTTCAGCGCGTCCCGGCCGGTGGGCTGGGAGGTGACGGTGGCCTCGATGCCCTCGGCCGGCCAGAGGTCGCCCTGCTCGGCCAGGTAGACGGGGGCGCCGCCGAGATGGTCGCTCGCGGCGAGGGTGACGGCCGGGCGGGCGCCGTCCGCGGTGCCCGACGCGGAGCCGGTGCAGGCGGTGGCGAGCGGGGAGAGTAGGACGGCGAGCAGTACGGCGGTCACCGCGCGGGGTCTGAGCATGGTGAACAGTCCTTCCGGGGACAGGAGGGGGGCAGGGGGGCAGGGGGAGCAGGGGAGCGGAGGGCAGGGATCACTCGGAGCCGAGGTGGCGGGCGATCAGGGAGCGCAGGTCGGGATCGGGCGGGCCGGCGGGCACGGCGTGGTCGGCGAGCACCCGCCCGGGACTCCCGCCGAGGACGATCACGCGCCCGGCGAGTGCCAGCGCCTCGTCGATGTCGTGCGTGACGAACAGGACGGTGGTGCCGCGGCGCTGCCACAACTCCCGCAGCAGGGTCTGCATCCGGGTCCGGGTCAGCGCGTCCAGTGCCCCGAACGGCTCATCCATCAAGAGGACTTCGGGCTCGGCGGCCAGCGCCCGGGCCAGTGCCACCCGCTGCTGCATCCCGCCCGACAGCTGGGCCGGGTACTTCTCCGCACCGTCCGCGAGCCCCACCTCGGCCAGCGCCGCGAGCGCGCGCCGGCGGCGCTCCGCGCGCGGCAGGCCGAGCCGCTTGAGGGCGAACTCGACGTTTCCGCGGGCCGTGCGCCACGGGAACAGCGCGTAGTGCTGGAAGACCACGCCCCGCTCCGGGCCGGGTCCGCGGACCGGCTCCGCGCCCGCCGTCACCTGCCCGGCGGTGGGCCGTACGAAGCCGGCCACCGTGTTGAGGACCGTGGACTTGCCGCATCCGCTGGGTCCGAGCAGCGCCGTGAACGAGCCCGCCGCGAACTCCAGGTCGGTGTGCTCCAGCACGGGGGCGCCGGTTCCGTAGCCCGCCGACAGCCCCTCCAGCCGTACCTCCAGGCTCATGACGCGCTCCAGTGCACGAACCGGCGGCCCACGGCGGCCAGTACGAGGTCGACGGCCACCCCGAGCAGCCCGAGCACGAGCAGCCCCGCGAACATCCGGTCCACCCGCAGGAACTGCCCGTCGACCTGGAGCCGGTACGCCAACCCGCTGTCCGCGCCGCCCAGTTCGGCCGCCACCAGCGCGAGCAGGGCCACCGAGGCCCCGTAGCGCAGCGCCGCGAGCAGGGCGGGGGCGGCGGCGGGCAGCAGCACCTCGGTGAACCGCCGGTGCAGCGGAGCCCCCAGCGACCGGGCCGCCCGCAG is a window encoding:
- a CDS encoding aryl-sulfate sulfotransferase, with amino-acid sequence MTVDQNTLRRRGVGLIAHDPERSYGGLTLYTPITSAGEIHLVDIEGRPVHTWNSPHPPGRQAQILPNGNLFYAAKDTSGPTLFPIWDVYHGGIFQELAPDSTVLREVRHPFHHHDASILRNGNLLIGAVEPLDPADAARIRGGIPGSEAPGGVIYGDVVYELTWDGEIVWRWAAIEHLDPEEVPLNRHFARNHWPMANTVNESADGSIVVGFRSASTTVSVDRADGSVRWRIGPDVLAQQHHPHELPGGTLLVFDNGTYRDTTSVPYSRVLELDPSTGKEVWAYEDNPPQNFFSPYMSSAQRLPNGNTFIAEGSFGRLFEVTPGGDVVWEFVVPQFRSFGEGVGLESSAGAQNSVFRAYRYAAEQFPWL
- a CDS encoding ABC transporter substrate-binding protein, whose translation is MHHEPTLRVRLLRGLGAATAAVTLAGGLTACGDAEATATPSASGKVTVGAESNGAARRTELSVPVVESLRARLPAAVRERGELVVGVGALPAGFPPLAYVGTDQKTLTGAEPDLGRLVAAALGLKPVVKNSTWENLFVGIDSGKVDVAFTNVTVTEERKKKYEFASYRQDNLAFEVLKDSPWNFDGDYRNLAGRTVAVSSGTNQEKILLEWQKKLRAEGKDLTVKYFPDANSVFLALSGKKIDINFAPNPSIAYHVTQTANGSTPTRNAGSFSGAGESLQGLIAATAKKDSGLAEPVAAAVNHLIENGQYEKLLAAWNLSNEAVKTSAVNPPGLPLSNS
- a CDS encoding ABC transporter ATP-binding protein, which translates into the protein MSLEVRLEGLSAGYGTGAPVLEHTDLEFAAGSFTALLGPSGCGKSTVLNTVAGFVRPTAGQVTAGAEPVRGPGPERGVVFQHYALFPWRTARGNVEFALKRLGLPRAERRRRALAALAEVGLADGAEKYPAQLSGGMQQRVALARALAAEPEVLLMDEPFGALDALTRTRMQTLLRELWQRRGTTVLFVTHDIDEALALAGRVIVLGGSPGRVLADHAVPAGPPDPDLRSLIARHLGSE
- a CDS encoding amino acid ABC transporter permease, with translation MTESLVLAAPTGPSGPPAPAERVRPLRRPGRWLATGVVLVLASQAVHGLLTNPFYQWHRFAYWFLRPVILEGLLITLQVAAYSAVLGLVGGVLLALARLSANPVLRSVSWTYVWLLRSVPLIVVLLFLYNLGALYPTFGIGVPFGPAFLTFDETRPAPDMVIAVVGLSLAEAAYAAEVVRAGLLSVDQGQHEAAAALGLPGRYRFTRIVLPQALRAIVPSYVNLLIGLVKATSLVFYVSLLDLFGSVQSLAGTYSGDVVPLLLVATAWYVILTSLISVVQFYVERHYARGALRTLPPTPLQRVRVALRELRVRFRKETAR
- a CDS encoding amino acid ABC transporter ATP-binding protein gives rise to the protein MTTNTTAATTDTLTPRPAAIEVHDVHKWFGGRPVLDGVNLTVPPGTVTVVLGRSGSGKSTLLRVINHLEKPEAGYVSVGGEPIGVRRHGGRLKELSERAILAQRGRIGFVFQNFNLFPHLTVLDNVAAAPVATGRLPRDEAEDLARELLERVGLGDRTGAYPRQLSGGQQQRVAIARALALRPGVILFDEPTSALDPELVGEVLSVIKELATGGTTLVIVTHEIGFAREVADEVVFLHDGRVVEQGPPELVLDRPAHPRTREFLSKVL
- a CDS encoding ABC transporter substrate-binding protein, which translates into the protein MLRPRAVTAVLLAVLLSPLATACTGSASGTADGARPAVTLAASDHLGGAPVYLAEQGDLWPAEGIEATVTSQPTGRDALNAVLGGQAQLGVVGDLPAVTAALGGRELRVVADLSRFSDWRLLTRTDRQITGFAALKGRKVGVPQGTNVEYALSRMLASAQLTASDVTVVNLAPNQVTSALARGDIDAGVTFPSFYDAARTALGAAYAELPFTGYTARTLLVAGPSANAESTTAVLRTLLRAQRELEADPAGARKAVLAQSKGVLQAAYVETYQPRYTYGPTLSPELLAQLEEEAAWAKAAQNLPGAADRAALLRSLDSGPLTAADPAAVTVR